A part of Paraliobacillus zengyii genomic DNA contains:
- a CDS encoding aspartate/glutamate racemase family protein, producing MKRVGIVGGLGPESTVDYYQSIIAKYQERMQSKEVLPEMFINSINMYQVFEFINNKQLDGLTNYLVDAVKKLDAVGSDFAIISANTPHIVFEEVQKQIPIPMISIVEATYNKTLEFGLKNIGLIGTKYTMENDFFKSPFTSRNKKVTVPTESEQQYIHGKIVAELENGIVNNETKINYLNIIKRMKEEEGIEGVILGCTELPMIIKGEDLDIPVFNTTEIHVNRIVDTIFR from the coding sequence ATGAAAAGGGTTGGAATTGTTGGTGGATTAGGTCCAGAATCTACCGTTGATTACTACCAGTCTATCATCGCTAAATACCAAGAACGGATGCAAAGTAAAGAAGTTCTACCTGAAATGTTTATTAATAGCATCAATATGTATCAAGTTTTTGAATTTATTAATAACAAGCAACTAGATGGGTTAACGAACTACCTTGTTGATGCTGTTAAAAAGTTGGACGCCGTGGGGTCTGACTTTGCGATAATCTCGGCAAACACACCTCATATTGTATTTGAAGAAGTCCAAAAACAAATCCCGATTCCAATGATAAGTATTGTTGAGGCCACATATAATAAGACTTTGGAGTTTGGCTTGAAAAATATTGGATTAATCGGAACGAAATACACAATGGAAAATGACTTTTTTAAATCTCCATTTACATCACGGAATAAAAAAGTCACTGTACCAACGGAATCTGAACAGCAATATATCCATGGTAAGATTGTAGCGGAACTGGAAAATGGGATTGTGAATAATGAGACCAAAATAAACTATTTGAACATAATCAAACGGATGAAAGAAGAGGAAGGTATCGAAGGAGTAATTTTGGGCTGTACAGAACTTCCCATGATTATTAAGGGAGAAGATTTGGATATCCCCGTTTTTAATACTACAGAAATTCATGTCAACCGAATTGTAGATACAATTTTTAGATGA
- a CDS encoding lamin tail domain-containing protein: MRKETRKNVTKVLASLLIFSVIFMDFAMVFPTNRVLAVESNNMTEDSEVEIVEEDSSTDTDQELDKTEQDSETVVEEPEQGDQPNSDAEQEGEPSPSQEEEGISEPVVESPEEVPTINEEDTSTDEEETDKQESIDNPKSEEEIDFNTLPQLLLTEVMPNNNGTDDFEYFELYNNSNQSIILDPHNLAIRYTDGSGKEDVQIDFSEATIDSGQTLVFWRNAAGSELADFNAHYETTLSQEDVVEYTGTGFSNSGNRALVVKNTSNEVIISANYLSEDIASGKVVDYQYPTTGNEMVKYQTLSDPNPGSLINEQVPDQKVILSDHTAPTINHEEIKEIEAGKDMKIEASIVDDQADISAKLYYQTNKQDSYQMIEMTNIESNTYQAVIPSDELRAETLTYYISATDSNHRVSYPTSIDKRIEISIKMEEEVDEDFNNYPHLLITELAPNSKGGGTDNYEYFELYNNTNQSLSLTNYTFVYRYTDSGVDVPFQIPATTIESEQTLVFWYNNSGKELSDFNQNFDRDLTDKQVIEVTDTAFPGFANGGNRALLIKDNQGEQVTYADYLGIDNDNTGAVIAYQYPREGSNMVKYRTMADPTPGIIESEQVPISTVLIPEIEKDTEAPQMSHTPVTEVDAFTSIELEAIITDDKAIPVATLYVKGEDDEQFTSFAMSPDPENPSNYAVSIPGVYVESDITYYLESTDGTNISKSDEYKITVRKEDVDFSKVPGLLVTEVVPDSTNVGTADGYEFIEIYNNTDQAINFKDYKLQYRYGSDPESDITWPSIPVDVVIPSKETLVFWIVNGQNDAQTVADFNSNYNTSLVENEDIVKIYSAGMANGSMRGLLIATNTGQEISIAYYNDVETIDDTQADKGIVYKFPVDGSNVMDKISAGLISATPGNVEAFQVPKQQITMPTDEHAPTIENLTDENDVLQTDNIDILADVQDELEVKTVQVYYRTNEQETFQTALLTEDYDDMLYHYRIYSPEIIGKEYVEYYFVASDGVNQVTSDSYQVKVTNDLNDSSLRLNVSEGEIVNGEKVIKGTSKDDLPNDITLSIDGVKQITSLYNTIEHKAYFAYEVSGINTYFQNGVTIGDEIIHIFDDWMAQWETITVPIEADQLQIGENTITIRAGNKATPWEGDPGENRDDYNLRNVRLVLADGTILIDPTHGDPNQVYDMGDDGTDRISEDFIFTVKDELASSQSYLWDTTTISDGEHLITVADSDEELQTTVLVDNTAPTITTTIEEGKEYKGAFEIDATILDEIAGVKNSEVSLDNKKIELPYQTSSGMLPAGSHQLKIEVEDHVGNTAILEVDFSVVDENPKKPGSNSDELNDSVTGDPVLKVRVTDPEGDDMDVAFYQGYQYEPSDLNQVKSFSGASDVEPPNTPVPEGEAEFSEADISLTSKQDQEYMITDSTTQFPYHRFDVTVDSKVDENDIVEFVWNGNSLSGRKVTMYAWNHSLSQWNIVDSEVAGENDFELKGSVVVSDFVKDSKINVIVQDEIPETPEEYDYTFVWMSDTQYYSESYPYIYDRQTQWIAEKQEEMNIKYVFHTGDLVDESDKEVQWENADNSMRTLDEANIPYGVLAGNHDVSQKTNDYTAYYKYFGADRFEDRSYYGGSYQNNRGHFDLISVDGNDYIMVYLGWGVEDEGIKWMNDVLAAYPDRKAILNFHEYMQATGTRHPLGEKLYEEVVLPNENVFAVLSGHYHESQLLVDEIDDDGDGNTDRNVYQMLADYQGGPEGGQGYMRLLHFDTDNNRIMVNTYSPYLDDYNYYDTDAYPGKDEFVLELDLAATDKRVATDYFAVNVYSDTEIGLVKDVSSGEIAEVTWKGLEEDKTYSWYAVVTDQFTGKTTSDIWSFIKGDDIPIEVPVEEDNEDQENESPTPTSPVDENDQPTPPEVPGETVENDGEDIIIEPVSNENTLNEIKNEQSNPLYVETSDSDDGGTSGLANTSTNMFDWLLIGFLSIIMGLVLLVYYRYRRKQMII, encoded by the coding sequence ATGAGAAAAGAAACTAGAAAGAATGTAACAAAAGTTTTGGCATCTCTCTTAATTTTTTCTGTAATATTTATGGATTTTGCAATGGTTTTCCCTACTAATAGGGTGCTAGCTGTAGAGTCTAATAATATGACGGAAGACTCTGAAGTAGAAATAGTAGAAGAAGATTCCTCCACAGACACGGATCAAGAACTAGACAAAACGGAACAAGATAGTGAGACTGTTGTTGAAGAACCTGAGCAGGGTGATCAGCCGAACAGTGATGCTGAACAGGAAGGCGAACCATCACCATCCCAAGAGGAAGAAGGTATCTCTGAGCCAGTCGTAGAATCACCAGAGGAAGTACCAACAATTAATGAAGAAGATACATCTACAGATGAGGAAGAAACAGATAAACAAGAATCAATAGATAATCCAAAAAGTGAAGAAGAAATTGACTTTAATACACTACCGCAACTACTTCTAACAGAGGTTATGCCAAATAACAATGGAACAGATGATTTCGAGTATTTTGAGCTATATAATAATTCAAATCAATCGATCATTCTTGACCCTCATAACCTTGCTATTCGTTATACAGACGGTAGTGGGAAGGAGGATGTTCAAATAGATTTCTCTGAGGCAACAATTGATTCCGGCCAGACACTTGTATTTTGGCGAAATGCTGCAGGCAGCGAGTTAGCTGATTTTAATGCCCATTACGAGACGACCTTATCTCAAGAAGATGTTGTCGAATATACTGGAACAGGTTTCAGCAATAGTGGAAACCGTGCGCTAGTTGTCAAGAACACGAGCAACGAGGTTATTATTTCTGCGAATTATTTATCTGAAGATATTGCTAGTGGGAAAGTTGTAGACTATCAGTATCCGACAACTGGAAATGAAATGGTAAAGTACCAAACACTTAGTGATCCGAATCCTGGTTCACTGATTAATGAACAAGTGCCAGATCAAAAAGTGATTCTATCGGATCATACAGCACCTACCATTAATCATGAGGAAATAAAGGAAATTGAAGCAGGAAAAGACATGAAGATCGAAGCGAGTATAGTAGATGATCAAGCTGATATTTCTGCAAAACTTTACTATCAAACGAATAAGCAAGATAGTTATCAGATGATAGAAATGACCAATATAGAAAGTAATACCTATCAAGCTGTCATTCCTAGTGATGAATTACGAGCTGAAACACTAACCTATTATATTTCGGCTACAGATTCTAATCATCGTGTCTCCTATCCAACTTCAATAGACAAACGGATAGAAATTTCAATCAAAATGGAAGAAGAAGTAGACGAAGATTTCAATAATTATCCTCATTTGTTAATTACAGAACTTGCACCTAATTCAAAAGGTGGTGGAACAGACAATTACGAGTATTTTGAACTATACAATAATACGAATCAGTCACTCTCATTAACTAATTATACGTTTGTCTATCGATATACTGATTCAGGAGTAGATGTTCCATTTCAGATTCCAGCAACTACAATTGAATCTGAACAGACACTTGTTTTTTGGTATAACAATAGTGGAAAGGAGCTAAGTGACTTCAATCAAAATTTCGATCGCGACTTAACAGATAAACAGGTAATTGAAGTTACCGATACTGCATTCCCAGGCTTTGCTAATGGTGGGAATCGCGCGCTTTTAATAAAAGATAATCAAGGAGAACAGGTTACGTATGCTGATTATCTTGGAATTGACAATGATAATACTGGAGCTGTTATCGCGTACCAGTATCCGCGAGAGGGATCGAATATGGTTAAATATAGAACTATGGCTGATCCCACACCAGGTATTATTGAATCTGAACAAGTACCGATAAGCACGGTATTAATTCCTGAAATAGAAAAAGACACCGAAGCTCCACAAATGTCACACACACCGGTGACAGAAGTTGATGCCTTTACCTCGATTGAATTAGAGGCAATTATTACAGATGATAAAGCTATTCCGGTAGCGACTTTATATGTTAAAGGTGAAGATGACGAGCAGTTTACTTCATTTGCAATGAGTCCAGACCCGGAGAATCCTAGTAATTATGCAGTAAGTATCCCCGGTGTATATGTTGAATCGGATATAACATATTATCTCGAATCAACAGATGGAACAAATATAAGTAAATCAGACGAATATAAGATAACGGTTCGTAAAGAGGATGTGGATTTTAGCAAGGTGCCTGGATTGCTTGTTACAGAAGTAGTTCCTGATAGTACAAATGTCGGAACTGCAGATGGTTATGAGTTTATCGAAATTTACAATAACACAGATCAAGCAATTAACTTTAAAGATTATAAATTGCAATATCGTTATGGTTCTGATCCAGAAAGTGATATTACGTGGCCGTCCATTCCAGTTGATGTTGTTATCCCATCAAAAGAAACACTTGTTTTTTGGATAGTTAATGGCCAGAATGATGCACAAACTGTGGCGGATTTTAATTCGAATTATAATACGAGTTTAGTGGAAAATGAAGATATTGTTAAAATATATAGTGCTGGTATGGCAAATGGAAGTATGCGCGGTTTACTAATCGCAACTAATACAGGGCAAGAAATTTCGATCGCTTATTATAATGATGTAGAAACAATCGATGATACACAAGCTGATAAAGGTATTGTTTATAAATTTCCTGTAGATGGATCGAACGTCATGGACAAGATTAGTGCTGGATTGATATCTGCAACTCCTGGAAATGTTGAAGCATTCCAAGTACCAAAACAGCAAATTACAATGCCAACTGATGAGCATGCACCAACGATTGAAAACCTTACGGATGAAAATGATGTGTTACAAACAGATAATATAGACATTTTGGCAGACGTACAGGATGAACTGGAAGTTAAGACAGTTCAAGTATATTATAGAACGAATGAACAAGAGACTTTTCAAACGGCACTATTAACAGAGGATTACGATGATATGCTCTATCACTATCGGATATATTCACCAGAAATAATTGGGAAGGAATACGTCGAATATTATTTTGTTGCATCAGATGGGGTCAATCAAGTTACAAGTGACAGCTATCAAGTTAAAGTGACAAATGATTTAAATGATTCAAGTTTACGTCTAAACGTAAGCGAGGGAGAAATAGTAAACGGTGAAAAAGTGATCAAAGGTACCTCTAAGGATGACCTCCCGAATGACATTACCTTGTCTATTGATGGTGTAAAGCAAATAACGAGTCTGTATAATACAATTGAACATAAAGCCTATTTTGCATACGAGGTTAGTGGAATTAATACGTATTTCCAAAATGGTGTCACAATTGGTGATGAGATTATTCATATATTTGATGACTGGATGGCACAATGGGAAACGATTACTGTGCCAATTGAAGCAGATCAACTTCAAATTGGAGAGAACACGATAACGATACGTGCAGGAAATAAAGCAACGCCATGGGAGGGTGATCCTGGTGAAAATCGGGATGATTATAATCTTAGAAATGTCCGTCTCGTATTAGCGGATGGAACAATTTTAATTGATCCAACACATGGAGATCCAAATCAGGTATATGATATGGGTGACGATGGTACCGACCGGATTTCAGAAGACTTTATTTTTACAGTTAAGGATGAATTAGCTTCATCACAATCTTATCTTTGGGATACAACAACTATTTCTGACGGTGAACATCTGATTACTGTGGCAGATAGTGATGAAGAGCTCCAAACGACTGTACTTGTCGATAATACCGCACCAACGATTACAACAACAATAGAAGAAGGAAAAGAATATAAAGGCGCATTTGAAATTGATGCGACAATTTTAGATGAAATTGCAGGGGTAAAGAACAGTGAAGTATCGTTAGATAATAAGAAAATTGAGCTACCTTACCAGACATCATCGGGTATGTTGCCTGCTGGTAGCCATCAATTAAAAATAGAGGTAGAAGATCATGTTGGTAATACAGCTATATTAGAGGTTGATTTTTCAGTAGTAGATGAAAATCCAAAGAAACCTGGTAGTAATTCAGATGAATTAAATGATTCTGTTACTGGTGATCCTGTTTTAAAAGTGCGCGTTACTGATCCGGAAGGTGACGATATGGACGTAGCTTTTTATCAAGGATACCAATATGAGCCGAGTGATTTGAATCAGGTAAAATCATTTAGTGGTGCATCAGATGTGGAACCGCCAAATACACCAGTTCCAGAAGGTGAAGCAGAATTTAGTGAAGCGGATATTTCTTTGACTTCTAAACAGGATCAGGAATACATGATAACAGATTCAACCACGCAATTTCCGTATCATCGTTTTGATGTCACGGTAGATAGTAAAGTGGATGAAAACGATATTGTTGAGTTTGTTTGGAATGGTAACTCTTTGTCAGGAAGAAAAGTAACGATGTATGCATGGAACCATTCGTTGAGTCAGTGGAATATCGTTGATTCTGAAGTAGCAGGAGAAAATGATTTTGAACTAAAAGGCTCAGTTGTTGTAAGCGATTTTGTAAAAGATAGTAAAATTAATGTCATCGTTCAAGATGAAATCCCAGAGACTCCTGAGGAATATGATTATACATTTGTTTGGATGTCAGATACACAGTACTATTCAGAAAGTTATCCATATATTTATGATAGACAAACACAATGGATTGCAGAAAAACAAGAGGAAATGAATATTAAATATGTGTTTCATACGGGTGACCTTGTTGATGAATCTGATAAGGAAGTTCAATGGGAAAATGCAGACAATTCGATGCGTACATTAGATGAGGCAAACATTCCATATGGTGTGCTGGCAGGAAATCATGATGTCTCGCAAAAAACAAATGATTATACAGCATATTATAAGTACTTCGGAGCCGATAGATTTGAAGATAGATCTTATTATGGTGGATCATATCAGAATAATCGTGGTCATTTTGATCTCATTTCTGTAGATGGAAATGATTACATTATGGTTTACCTTGGTTGGGGAGTAGAAGATGAAGGGATTAAATGGATGAATGACGTACTTGCTGCATATCCAGATAGAAAGGCGATACTCAATTTTCATGAATATATGCAGGCAACTGGTACACGTCACCCGCTTGGTGAGAAGTTATACGAAGAAGTTGTTTTACCGAATGAAAATGTATTTGCGGTTCTTTCTGGTCATTATCATGAGAGCCAATTATTAGTAGACGAAATTGATGATGATGGAGACGGAAATACAGATCGTAATGTCTATCAGATGTTGGCTGATTATCAAGGAGGTCCAGAAGGTGGACAAGGCTACATGCGATTACTTCATTTCGATACGGATAATAATCGAATCATGGTTAATACCTATTCGCCTTACCTTGATGATTATAATTATTATGATACAGATGCCTATCCAGGGAAAGATGAGTTCGTATTGGAGCTAGACTTAGCAGCCACAGATAAGCGTGTTGCTACAGATTATTTTGCTGTTAATGTATATAGTGATACAGAGATTGGTTTGGTTAAGGACGTCTCAAGTGGTGAAATAGCGGAAGTAACTTGGAAGGGACTAGAAGAAGATAAAACCTATTCATGGTACGCAGTAGTCACCGATCAATTCACAGGTAAAACGACATCAGATATCTGGTCCTTTATAAAAGGGGACGATATTCCGATTGAAGTTCCTGTTGAAGAAGATAACGAGGATCAAGAGAATGAATCACCAACACCTACTTCTCCTGTAGATGAAAATGATCAACCTACTCCTCCAGAAGTTCCAGGTGAAACGGTTGAGAATGATGGCGAAGATATAATAATTGAACCTGTTTCGAATGAAAATACGTTAAATGAAATAAAAAATGAACAGTCAAATCCTCTGTATGTTGAAACAAGCGATAGTGATGACGGAGGAACAAGTGGACTTGCAAACACGTCGACAAATATGTTTGATTGGCTATTAATTGGTTTCCTAAGCATCATCATGGGTCTAGTATTACTAGTCTATTACAGATACAGAAGAAAACAGATGATTATCTAA
- a CDS encoding OsmC family protein: protein MADIKFEANVDWHGTGSDGEGSVTLNERPITFSSPTSMGGKGSGTTPEDLLISAVATCYSGTLYSSLVNNKLPVHHVEVRVEGIVTGYPLTTKFEQLIVHPTIIGGDNLMLSNYKQVADTAKDNCFIGKSIVGNIDYKVGTVEVSNNVINQSVIDALVENFYQNLTKESYYTTMFAERNVDIEKLKARQKIFIARLLNEEHATSDEEQKEQVLERHSYQTTPENAALWLDTMEKSMDEVDLAEETKGLLLIKMRKLMDTMIKE from the coding sequence ATGGCAGATATAAAGTTTGAAGCAAATGTAGATTGGCATGGAACCGGAAGTGATGGTGAAGGGTCAGTAACACTTAACGAGCGACCGATCACATTCTCAAGTCCCACTTCAATGGGGGGAAAAGGCTCTGGAACTACTCCAGAAGACTTGTTAATTAGCGCAGTTGCAACTTGCTATAGTGGTACGTTATACAGTAGCTTGGTCAATAATAAATTACCAGTTCATCACGTTGAGGTTCGTGTAGAAGGGATTGTTACCGGTTATCCTTTAACAACTAAATTCGAACAATTAATCGTTCATCCTACCATCATTGGTGGGGACAATTTAATGCTTTCTAATTACAAACAAGTCGCAGATACAGCTAAAGATAACTGTTTTATCGGAAAATCAATTGTTGGAAACATTGATTATAAGGTTGGGACTGTAGAAGTTTCTAACAACGTTATAAATCAGTCTGTAATTGATGCGTTGGTTGAAAATTTTTATCAAAACCTAACAAAAGAGTCTTACTATACTACGATGTTCGCTGAACGAAATGTAGATATTGAAAAGCTTAAAGCACGACAAAAGATTTTTATTGCACGTCTATTAAATGAGGAACATGCCACATCAGACGAAGAACAAAAAGAACAAGTTCTAGAAAGACACAGTTATCAAACCACACCTGAAAATGCTGCATTATGGTTAGACACTATGGAGAAATCTATGGATGAAGTTGATCTTGCTGAGGAAACAAAAGGTCTGCTCCTAATAAAAATGCGTAAACTTATGGATACTATGATTAAAGAATAA
- a CDS encoding PilZ domain-containing protein → MQYKRETAFRYAFEQPISALFRIENINGNSVTTSAGEAKIIDISTEGVKFTSKLNIPETDKSIHLVISFELNKQEMKFKGIIVWKKKNHTTNDYGVNLMIEENAKKELIEQLKIYSKKVKGNID, encoded by the coding sequence ATGCAGTATAAGAGAGAGACAGCGTTTCGTTATGCTTTTGAACAACCAATTTCTGCACTATTTAGAATAGAAAACATTAATGGGAATTCCGTAACTACTTCTGCTGGAGAAGCTAAAATAATTGACATAAGTACAGAAGGGGTCAAATTCACTTCAAAATTGAATATACCAGAAACAGACAAGTCGATCCATCTAGTCATATCTTTTGAATTAAATAAGCAAGAAATGAAATTTAAAGGGATAATAGTTTGGAAGAAAAAAAACCATACTACAAATGATTATGGTGTTAATCTAATGATTGAAGAAAATGCTAAAAAAGAGTTAATAGAACAATTGAAAATATATTCAAAAAAAGTAAAAGGTAATATTGATTAA
- a CDS encoding sensor domain-containing diguanylate cyclase: MKLRRSILPILFFIILTLQGCSNQLAESEYLANNGQLDLSKWHDTNSLIQLDGEWDLYWNQLLEPVDFINDPSIQPTGTISLPSNWHTTSVNGSSLPREGFATFQVSVTNVKDEVLGLMLPIMYSNYIIWIDDKPLAKSGQVGTNKDTSVAQKNTQVVYFAPEDNKFTITMQISNYDNAAGGMWESIKLGGFEAIHQSNSKKIFVQSILLGVLILSGIYHISLGLFRKTESYFLYFGLFCLVAGFRYLLVGEVFITKMFPMFDWDILMKLEYISLYSHVPLFGMVIYRLYPKESNRLFTLITIIVASIYALLTIFTNAKFYYHFLTYFQIFIIIGVLYVLFVAAKSLRNKRNEAVYLLVGIILLMASVLFDTFGFILAYPELNFYPIGIALFIISFSIVLSKRLSSSLELSVNLTKDLSKLNNELEAKVDQRTKQIQLANVKLEELNDKLKKMALIDGLTGIPNRRRFDAYYKEEYEICVREDKFLSLLFLDIDYFKDYNDYYGHQLGDECLKKIATELNSCITGLSEGIVARYGGEEFVCVLPNSNEIKAKKIAQELKERVEKIQISHVKSPVSKYVTLSIGLITVRPNSMINKNNILKQADQALYQAKTSGRNKISIFPNLQ, translated from the coding sequence ATGAAACTGAGACGATCGATCTTACCCATACTGTTTTTCATTATACTGACGCTACAAGGATGCTCGAATCAACTAGCTGAGTCTGAATACTTAGCTAATAATGGCCAATTGGATCTATCTAAATGGCATGATACGAATTCTCTAATTCAATTAGATGGCGAATGGGATCTTTATTGGAACCAATTACTTGAACCAGTTGATTTCATAAATGATCCATCTATACAACCAACCGGTACAATATCTTTACCAAGTAACTGGCATACCACTTCTGTAAACGGGTCGTCACTCCCTAGAGAAGGTTTCGCTACTTTCCAAGTAAGCGTTACCAACGTGAAAGACGAGGTGTTAGGTTTAATGCTTCCCATTATGTATTCAAACTATATTATATGGATCGATGATAAACCTCTTGCTAAAAGCGGACAAGTTGGCACAAACAAGGATACAAGTGTTGCACAGAAAAATACCCAAGTTGTTTATTTTGCGCCTGAAGATAATAAATTCACTATCACAATGCAAATATCTAACTACGACAATGCCGCAGGTGGCATGTGGGAATCTATTAAACTAGGCGGATTTGAAGCCATCCATCAAAGTAATTCCAAAAAAATTTTTGTACAATCTATCTTACTTGGAGTTTTAATTTTATCCGGTATTTATCATATTAGTTTAGGTTTATTCAGGAAAACTGAATCATATTTCTTATACTTTGGATTATTTTGTTTAGTTGCTGGATTTCGTTATTTGCTGGTTGGTGAAGTTTTTATAACAAAAATGTTCCCTATGTTTGATTGGGATATTCTTATGAAACTAGAATACATAAGTCTATATAGTCATGTCCCCTTATTTGGAATGGTAATATATCGCCTATATCCAAAAGAGAGTAATAGATTATTCACTCTAATAACTATCATCGTCGCCAGTATATACGCGTTATTAACCATTTTTACTAATGCAAAATTCTATTATCATTTTTTAACCTATTTTCAAATATTTATAATTATAGGTGTACTCTATGTGTTGTTTGTCGCTGCCAAATCTCTTAGAAATAAAAGAAATGAAGCTGTATATCTACTTGTCGGAATCATTCTTTTAATGGCTTCCGTTCTCTTTGATACATTTGGTTTTATTCTTGCCTATCCTGAGTTAAATTTCTATCCTATTGGAATTGCACTCTTTATTATTTCTTTCTCAATAGTTCTATCCAAAAGACTCTCAAGTTCACTTGAACTCTCAGTTAATCTGACTAAGGATCTATCAAAATTAAATAATGAACTAGAAGCTAAAGTCGACCAGCGTACTAAACAAATTCAATTGGCTAATGTTAAATTAGAAGAACTTAACGACAAACTTAAAAAGATGGCACTAATTGATGGTCTAACAGGTATACCCAACCGGAGACGTTTTGATGCATATTATAAAGAAGAATATGAAATATGCGTGCGTGAAGATAAATTCCTGTCTCTATTATTTTTAGACATCGATTACTTTAAAGACTATAACGATTATTATGGACATCAATTGGGAGATGAGTGTCTTAAAAAAATAGCTACTGAATTAAATAGTTGTATAACAGGCTTATCAGAAGGAATAGTTGCGCGATATGGTGGCGAAGAATTTGTCTGTGTATTACCTAATTCCAATGAAATTAAAGCAAAAAAAATTGCGCAGGAACTTAAAGAACGAGTAGAAAAAATACAAATATCTCATGTGAAATCCCCAGTTTCCAAGTATGTAACATTAAGTATTGGGTTAATTACTGTCCGTCCTAACAGCATGATAAACAAAAATAATATATTAAAACAAGCGGATCAAGCCTTATACCAGGCAAAGACATCTGGAAGAAATAAAATCTCCATTTTTCCGAATCTGCAATAA
- a CDS encoding tellurite resistance/C4-dicarboxylate transporter family protein, with the protein MFQFINHRAATLFPGYFALVMATGALSIGTHLLGYVFFANVLLYINTVSYIVLWALTLLRLCKYFKKLLSDITSHTIGPGFFTLVAGTCVYGSQLIVVGNIIVIPLILWFIAICLWVIVMYTFFTAVTISKDKPALAEGINGAWLIATVATQSISILGTLLSPHVETGREVILFFTLCMYFLGCMLYLNIITLIFYRFTFLGLKFSALTPPYWINMGAVAITTLAGSTLILHRGYWELIDVFSSFLKGFTLFFWVAGTWWVPLLLILMIWRHIYHRHPLSYEPQLWGMVFPLAMYTTSTLQLSKALEVDFLSFIPKITVFIAIIAWSILFCALIINLYKGIKTEVVSIKV; encoded by the coding sequence ATGTTCCAGTTTATAAACCACAGAGCAGCAACGCTTTTTCCTGGTTACTTTGCGCTAGTAATGGCAACGGGTGCATTATCAATAGGCACTCATTTACTAGGGTATGTTTTTTTCGCTAATGTCTTACTATATATCAATACAGTTTCTTATATTGTTCTATGGGCTTTGACACTGCTACGTTTGTGTAAATATTTCAAAAAATTATTAAGTGATATAACAAGTCATACTATAGGACCTGGATTCTTTACATTAGTTGCTGGAACATGCGTGTACGGCAGCCAACTAATTGTTGTTGGTAACATTATTGTGATACCTTTGATCCTTTGGTTCATTGCAATTTGTTTGTGGGTGATTGTTATGTATACCTTTTTTACTGCAGTCACAATAAGTAAAGATAAGCCTGCTTTAGCCGAAGGTATCAATGGTGCTTGGTTAATTGCTACCGTTGCAACGCAATCGATATCTATACTTGGTACGTTGTTATCACCACACGTTGAAACAGGCAGAGAGGTTATTCTATTCTTTACGTTGTGTATGTATTTTCTCGGGTGTATGCTTTATTTAAATATTATTACATTAATCTTTTATCGCTTTACTTTTTTAGGATTAAAATTTTCAGCATTAACGCCACCATATTGGATTAACATGGGTGCTGTTGCTATTACAACGCTAGCAGGTTCGACGCTTATACTACACCGAGGCTATTGGGAATTGATAGATGTATTTTCATCCTTTTTAAAAGGCTTCACCTTATTTTTCTGGGTTGCAGGTACTTGGTGGGTTCCCTTACTACTCATACTGATGATATGGCGTCATATTTATCATCGCCACCCTTTATCCTATGAGCCACAGTTATGGGGAATGGTGTTTCCATTAGCAATGTATACAACAAGTACATTGCAATTATCAAAGGCACTTGAAGTTGATTTTCTAAGTTTCATTCCGAAGATCACGGTGTTTATAGCTATTATTGCGTGGTCAATTTTATTTTGTGCTCTTATAATAAATCTCTATAAAGGTATAAAAACAGAAGTAGTTTCAATTAAGGTTTAG